The Chryseolinea soli genome contains a region encoding:
- a CDS encoding RtcB family protein, producing MKLTGNDLKKIGYAEGKALGLALTIIEREYAAWKPADQLNLLQRVKDDPARYIHDEKLSPLAMEILKPADSTIALEPAGKPYKIYGAEAIEEGAIHQMDIASRLPITVAGALMPDAHQGYGLPIGGVLATKNAVIPYGVGVDIGCRMCLTVYDLPVTLLEDNKEALKKMLVNNTMFGQATFKQPKDHAIFERDEFSDIAVVKGLKDKAWRQIGSSGGGNHFVEFGIVDIPSVADELGLQPGKYLALLSHSGSRGLGATLAAHYTRIAMDVCKLPQEAKHLAWLDLDTEAGQEYWLAMNLAGDYASACHHQIHERMAVGLRSNPLMMVENHHNFAWKEQDASGEEVIVHRKGATPAGKGVLGIIPGSMATPGFIVRGKGVSTSINSASHGAGRLMSRTKAKQTILPGHVNKVLTAAGVELIGSGLDEAPMAYKNIHEVMASQHELVDVLGTFMPKIVRMCGDEKFKEVD from the coding sequence ATGAAACTGACAGGAAACGATCTTAAAAAAATAGGATACGCAGAAGGCAAAGCACTTGGCCTTGCCTTGACCATTATTGAAAGAGAATACGCTGCATGGAAACCAGCGGATCAACTCAACTTGCTACAACGCGTGAAAGACGATCCGGCCCGCTATATCCATGACGAAAAGCTTTCGCCTCTCGCAATGGAAATACTGAAACCTGCAGATTCAACCATCGCACTGGAACCTGCCGGTAAGCCCTATAAAATATACGGTGCCGAAGCCATCGAAGAAGGCGCCATCCACCAGATGGATATTGCCTCGCGGCTGCCCATCACCGTTGCCGGCGCGCTCATGCCCGATGCGCACCAAGGCTATGGATTGCCCATCGGCGGCGTGCTGGCCACCAAAAATGCCGTGATCCCTTATGGGGTTGGGGTGGACATTGGTTGCCGGATGTGCCTGACTGTGTATGACCTGCCGGTAACCCTGTTGGAGGACAATAAAGAAGCGTTAAAAAAAATGCTCGTCAACAACACCATGTTCGGGCAGGCTACTTTTAAGCAGCCAAAAGATCACGCCATTTTTGAGCGCGATGAGTTCAGCGACATTGCCGTGGTGAAGGGCTTGAAAGACAAGGCCTGGAGACAGATCGGCTCGTCTGGTGGCGGAAACCATTTTGTGGAGTTCGGCATTGTAGATATCCCGTCCGTTGCAGACGAGTTGGGGCTACAACCTGGAAAATACCTGGCGTTGCTTTCACACTCCGGCTCCCGCGGTTTGGGGGCCACCCTGGCCGCTCACTACACCCGGATCGCCATGGATGTTTGCAAGCTTCCACAAGAAGCCAAGCACCTCGCCTGGCTCGACCTCGACACGGAAGCCGGTCAGGAATACTGGCTTGCCATGAACCTGGCTGGCGATTATGCTTCGGCATGCCACCACCAGATCCACGAGCGGATGGCCGTGGGGCTGCGTTCCAACCCGCTCATGATGGTAGAGAATCATCACAACTTCGCGTGGAAAGAGCAAGATGCGTCCGGTGAGGAAGTTATCGTGCATCGTAAAGGCGCTACGCCTGCAGGCAAGGGAGTGCTCGGGATTATTCCCGGGTCCATGGCCACACCGGGATTTATTGTGAGAGGAAAAGGTGTATCGACATCAATCAACTCCGCATCTCATGGTGCGGGCAGATTGATGTCGCGTACCAAGGCGAAGCAAACGATTTTGCCGGGTCATGTCAACAAAGTGTTGACGGCTGCGGGCGTGGAATTGATTGGTTCGGGTCTTGACGAAGCGCCGATGGCCTACAAGAATATCCACGAAGTGATGGCCTCCCAGCACGAATTGGTAGACGTTTTAGGAACATTCATGCCTAAGATCGTGAGGATGTGCGGTGATGAAAAATTCAAGGAAGTGGACTAA
- a CDS encoding slipin family protein, producing the protein MKRIRINTGYIGLVFKNGNYKKVLTEGVYWLSFNETIMFYDMTKPFHPSLELNILLRDQALADLLTVVEVKDTEIALHSENGNFKSLLTPGRYAFWKGVVDHTFVKADLSKIEVTEPIDVSTLMRKEVQPYIRVYAVESYEKGILFIDGKFTKVLDTGVYFFWKNPVVVTVLKADLRQLQLEVSGQEILTRDKAGLRLSFFAQYKVVDILKALIENKDYEKQLYVIIQLCLREFVGTLSLDELLEKKESIAPYMLESLKDKASALGIEVRDCGIKDIILPGEMKEIMNQVLVAQKKAEANVIMRREETASTRSLLNTAKLMEENTMLFKLKEMEYVEKIADKINSISLSGGNQIIDQLKDIFVPRK; encoded by the coding sequence ATGAAAAGGATCAGGATCAACACCGGCTACATCGGCCTGGTGTTCAAAAATGGCAACTACAAAAAAGTGTTGACCGAAGGCGTGTATTGGCTGTCGTTCAACGAAACGATCATGTTCTATGACATGACCAAGCCCTTCCATCCTTCCCTGGAGCTGAACATCTTGCTGCGCGACCAGGCGTTGGCCGATTTGTTGACCGTTGTGGAAGTGAAGGATACGGAGATCGCCCTGCACTCTGAAAACGGGAACTTCAAAAGCTTGCTGACACCCGGACGCTATGCTTTCTGGAAGGGCGTGGTAGACCACACCTTCGTGAAAGCCGACCTGAGTAAAATCGAAGTAACAGAACCTATCGATGTCAGCACGTTGATGCGAAAAGAGGTGCAGCCCTACATCCGTGTATATGCTGTGGAGTCGTATGAGAAGGGTATCCTGTTCATCGACGGAAAGTTTACCAAGGTGCTGGACACCGGCGTGTACTTCTTCTGGAAGAATCCCGTGGTCGTCACTGTGTTGAAAGCCGACCTGCGTCAATTGCAGTTGGAAGTTTCCGGTCAGGAGATCCTGACCCGCGACAAGGCCGGGCTGCGTTTGAGCTTCTTCGCGCAATACAAAGTGGTGGACATCCTCAAGGCGTTGATCGAGAACAAGGATTATGAAAAGCAACTGTATGTCATCATCCAGCTTTGCTTGCGCGAATTCGTGGGAACGCTTTCCTTAGACGAACTCCTGGAGAAGAAAGAGTCCATCGCCCCCTACATGCTGGAGTCGTTGAAAGACAAAGCTTCTGCATTGGGTATCGAGGTGCGCGACTGCGGGATAAAAGACATTATTTTGCCCGGTGAGATGAAGGAGATCATGAACCAGGTGCTGGTGGCACAGAAGAAAGCCGAGGCCAACGTCATCATGCGTCGTGAGGAGACCGCTTCCACGCGAAGCTTGCTGAACACGGCCAAATTGATGGAGGAGAACACCATGCTGTTCAAATTGAAAGAAATGGAGTACGTCGAAAAGATCGCCGATAAGATCAATAGCATCTCGCTTTCGGGAGGCAACCAGATCATCGATCAGTTGAAAGACATCTTCGTGCCCCGCAAATAA